From the Phreatobacter oligotrophus genome, the window CCTGCCCTCGGCCGGTCACAATGGCGGCCCGCCGCTCGAGGAGGAGACGCATACCCCGCCCTGGGGCAAGGGCGAGATCCAGCGCTTTCTCCACTGGAAGCGCGCCCATGCCGAGGTCTGGAAGAAGGTCTCGCCCGACGTGATGCGCTTCCGGATGGAGAAGGCCGACCGGCTCGGCCTCACCTATGAGGAATACACGCTGGAGATCCTCGAGCGGGGCATCCACCTGCAGGTCGAGGACGTGGAGCGGATCGCCGCCATCAAGGCCGCGCGCAAGGGCCGGCGGCGCCGACGCCACGCCTGACCGCCCTCTCCCCTCCACGCATGAAGGCTGCGCGGATGCGCCCCTTGACCATGGGGTGGTGCGCCGTGCCAGCCTCCTGTCAGGAGCCCCCATGACCGTACACGCCACCGCCATCTCCGATCTCGATGCCTTCGCGCTGGGAGAGGCCTTCCGAAAAAGGCGCCTGTCACCGGTGGAGGTGGCGAAAGACGCCCTCGACCGGGCCGAGGCGAGCCAATCCACCGTCAACGCCTTCGCGCTGATCGACCGCGAGCGGACGCTCGGCTGGGCGCGCGAATCGGAGGCGCGCTGGGCGAAGGGCGAGCCGCTCGGCCCCTTCGACGGTGTCGGGGTGACGATCAAGGACAACATGGCGGTCGAAGGCTGGCCGTCGATGAAGGGGTCGAAGGTCGCGCCCGCGGCCCCGGTGACCTTCGACGCGCCGGTCACTGCGCGCTGCAAGGAAGCCGGTCTCGTCATTCTCGGCACGACCACCATGCCGGAATTCGGCTGGATCGGCCTGTCGACCTCTCCCCTCACCGGCCACACCCGCAATCCCTGGAACCTCGACCGCACCGCCGGCGGCTCGACCTCGGGCGGCGCCGTCGCCGCGGCGCTCGGCATCGGGCGCTTTCATCTGGGCTCGGACGGGCTGGGCTCGATCCGCATCCCCGCCGCCTTCTGCGGCGTCTCGGGCATCAAGGCGACCTATGGACGGGTGCCGGCCTATCCGATCTCGGTCATGGGCGAGCTCGCCCATCTCGGCCCCATCGCCCGCGATGTCAGGGAGGTGGCAGCTCTTCTCACCATCCTCTCCGGCCCCGATGCGCGCGATCCCATGGCCTGGAACACGCCGGCGCCCGACTACGGCGTCGGCATCAATGACGGGGTGCGGGGCCTGCGGATCGCCTATTCGCCGCGCCTTGGCTTCGTGAAGAAGCTCGACCCCCAGGTGGAGCGGGCGGTCGCGGCTGCGGCGGCGACCTTCGCCGCCATGGGCGCCATCGTCGAGGAGGTCGACCCGCCGCTGGAAGACCCGGCCCCCATCGCCTGGGACATCTGGAATGCCGGCGCGGCGCTCGCCCTGTCGGCCTTCACGCCGGAGCAGCGCCGCCAGATGGATCCCGGCCTCGTCGCCTGCGCCGAGACCGGTTCTCGCTTCCCCGCCTCCGCCCTGATCGACGCCCTGCTCTATCGCAGGACCAAGGCGGTGATCGCCATGGCCGGCTTCTTCGAGCGCTACGACCTGATGATCACCCCGACCATGCCGACGGGCGCCATTCCGCTCGGGGCCGACCTGCCGCCGCCGGGTTTTGCCGGTCAGTCGGAATGGGGACCCCTCTGGACGGACTGGTGCCCCTACACGCCGCCGTTCAACGTCACGCAGCAGCCCGCCGGAACGGTGCCCTGCGGACTCGATGGCGACGGCCTGCCGATCGGCCTGCAGATCGTCGGCTGGAAGCGCCAGGAGGCGACCGTGCTCAGGGCCATGCGGGCCTTCGAATCCGAGCGCCCGCCGGCGCGCGTCCCGATGCCGCACCGTCCAGCCTAAGCATCAGACGACTGCACGGTTTTTGCGCGACTGTTGCCTGCGCAACGGGATTGACACCCTCTTACCAACCATCGTCTCATCCGGTCTCAGTGCGGTCAGGGATCGGCTTGCACAAGGTCCAGCCGTGTCGTTCCAGGGGAGAGTGGTCATGAAATCCGTCAAGTTGTCCCGCCGCAGCGTCGTGGCAGGTGCCGCGGCTGCCGGCGCGCTGGCAGGGGCCTCGGGCGCTTCGGCGCAGGGCGCCGCCAATGTCCTGCGCGTCGTCATGCATTCCGACCTGCGCATCATCGATCCGATCTGGACGACCGCCTACATCGTCCGCAACCACGGCTACATGATCTACGACACGCTCTTCGCGCTCGACTCGAAGGGCCAGGTCCAGCCGCAGATGGTGGACCGCTACACGGTCAGCGACGACAAGCTCACCTACACCTTCGTGCTGCGCGACGGCCTGATGTGGCACGACAACCAGCCCGTCACCACCGCCGACATCATCCCGTCGATCCGCCGCTGGGCCGCCCGCGACCCGCTCGGCCAGACGGTCATGGGCTTCATCGCCTCGATGGACGCCAAAGACCCCAAGACCTTCGAGATCAAGCTGAAGGAGCCGACGGGCCTGCTCATCTTCGCCCTCGGCAAGCCGTCCTCGAACGTGCCCTTCATGATGCCGAAGCGCGTCGCCGAGACCGACCCGCAGACGCAGATCACCGAGTTCGTGGGCTCCGGCCCCTTCATGTTCGTGCGTGACGAGTGGAAGCCGGGCGACCGGGCGGTCTACGCCAAGTTCCAGGGCTATCGTCCGCGTTCCGAGCCGGCTTCCGGCCTCGCCGGCGGCAAGGTCGCCAAGGTCGACCGCGTCGAGTGGCGCGTCATCACCGACCAGCAGCAGGCGATCAACGCGCTGCAGGCCGGCGAGATCGACCTGATCGAGGCGCCGAGCCATGACCTGCTGCCGCTGCTGAAGTCGGACCGCAACGTCAAGCTGCACAACTGGAACGTGCTCGGCAATCAGTACACCCTGCGCTTCAACCACACGACCGCGCCGTTCAACAACCCGAAGATCCGCCAGGCGGCGCTCTATGCGCTGAACCAGGAGGACTTCCTGAAGGCGACCATCGGCGATCCCGAGTACTACAAGGTCTGCAAGGCCATGTTCGTCTGCGGCTCGCCGCTCGAGACGCTGGCCGGCATGGAAGACAAGCTCGAGAGCAACTTCGCCAAGGCGCGCCAGCTCCTCCAGGAGGCCGGCTATGCCCGCGAGCCGGTGGTGCTGCTGCACTCGACCGACCTGCAGGTGCTCACCAACCTCGCCCCGGTCGCCAAGGCGCTGTTCGAGCGCGCCGGCTTCGTCGTCGACATGCAGTCGATGGACTGGCAGACGGTCGTCGCCCGCCGCGTGAAGCGCGATCCGCCGACGCAGGGCGGCTGGTCGGCCATGCTCACCTCGTGGGTCGCCGCCGACATCCTCAACCCGGTCATGGCCGGCTTCTTCAACGCCTCGGGCGACCGTGCCGCCTTCGGCTGGCCGAACGACCCGGAGATCGAGGCACTGCGCGCCCGGTTCGCCCGCGCCGGCTCGGAAGCCGAGCAGAAGCAGATCGCCGAGGCGGTGCAGCGCCGCGTCGCCGAAGCTCCGACCCATGTCCACCTGGGTCAGTGGTACCAGCCGGGCGCCCACCGGTCGAACATCTCGGGCTGGCTGGAAGCGCCGGCCCCGGTGTTCTGGAACATCGAGAAGGGCCGCGGCGCTTGAGCATGTGACGACCGGCGGCCGGGTACTCCGGCCGCCGTCTCCTCATTGCCACAGGCCTTTTCGATCATGATTTCCTATATCCTCCGACGCCTCGCAGCGACCGTGCCCGTGTTGTTCACCGTCGCCGTGATGGTGTTCCTGATGCTGCGGCTCACCCCGGGCGACCCGGCCGCGATCATCGCCGGCGACAACGCCACGACCCAGCAGATCCTCGACATCCGCACCAAGCTCGGCCTCGAGCAGCCCATCCTGCAGCAGTTCTTCATCTGGCTCGGCAGCATCCTGCGCGGCGACCTCGGCGAGAGCTTCTTCTTCCGCAAGACCGTCTTCGAGCTCATTTCCGAGCGCATCGAGCCGACCCTGTCGCTCGCCTTCCTCACCATCGTTCTGGCGGTCGTCATCGCCATTCCGCTCGGCGTGCTCGCGGCCTACCGGCAGGGCACCTGGATCGACCGCATCGTCATGGGTTTCTCGGTGATCGGCTTCTCAGTGCCGGTCTTCGTCATCGGCTACCTGCTCATCTACATCTTCGCCATCAAGCTCGGCTGGTTCCCGGTCCAGGGCTACCAGCGCATCAGCGGCGGCGTCTTCCCGTGGTTCCGCAGCCTGGTGCTGCCGGCCTTCACCCTGTCGGTGATCTACATCGCGCTGATCGCCCGCATG encodes:
- a CDS encoding ABC transporter substrate-binding protein, giving the protein MKSVKLSRRSVVAGAAAAGALAGASGASAQGAANVLRVVMHSDLRIIDPIWTTAYIVRNHGYMIYDTLFALDSKGQVQPQMVDRYTVSDDKLTYTFVLRDGLMWHDNQPVTTADIIPSIRRWAARDPLGQTVMGFIASMDAKDPKTFEIKLKEPTGLLIFALGKPSSNVPFMMPKRVAETDPQTQITEFVGSGPFMFVRDEWKPGDRAVYAKFQGYRPRSEPASGLAGGKVAKVDRVEWRVITDQQQAINALQAGEIDLIEAPSHDLLPLLKSDRNVKLHNWNVLGNQYTLRFNHTTAPFNNPKIRQAALYALNQEDFLKATIGDPEYYKVCKAMFVCGSPLETLAGMEDKLESNFAKARQLLQEAGYAREPVVLLHSTDLQVLTNLAPVAKALFERAGFVVDMQSMDWQTVVARRVKRDPPTQGGWSAMLTSWVAADILNPVMAGFFNASGDRAAFGWPNDPEIEALRARFARAGSEAEQKQIAEAVQRRVAEAPTHVHLGQWYQPGAHRSNISGWLEAPAPVFWNIEKGRGA
- a CDS encoding ABC transporter permease, whose amino-acid sequence is MISYILRRLAATVPVLFTVAVMVFLMLRLTPGDPAAIIAGDNATTQQILDIRTKLGLEQPILQQFFIWLGSILRGDLGESFFFRKTVFELISERIEPTLSLAFLTIVLAVVIAIPLGVLAAYRQGTWIDRIVMGFSVIGFSVPVFVIGYLLIYIFAIKLGWFPVQGYQRISGGVFPWFRSLVLPAFTLSVIYIALIARMTRTSVLEVLSEDYIRTARAKGQTEVKVLFQHALKNAAVPIVTVVGIGVALLIGGVVVTESVYSIPGLGRLTVDAVLARDFPVIQAIILAFSFVYVLINLIVDLSYTIFDPRIRY
- a CDS encoding amidase; the encoded protein is MTVHATAISDLDAFALGEAFRKRRLSPVEVAKDALDRAEASQSTVNAFALIDRERTLGWARESEARWAKGEPLGPFDGVGVTIKDNMAVEGWPSMKGSKVAPAAPVTFDAPVTARCKEAGLVILGTTTMPEFGWIGLSTSPLTGHTRNPWNLDRTAGGSTSGGAVAAALGIGRFHLGSDGLGSIRIPAAFCGVSGIKATYGRVPAYPISVMGELAHLGPIARDVREVAALLTILSGPDARDPMAWNTPAPDYGVGINDGVRGLRIAYSPRLGFVKKLDPQVERAVAAAAATFAAMGAIVEEVDPPLEDPAPIAWDIWNAGAALALSAFTPEQRRQMDPGLVACAETGSRFPASALIDALLYRRTKAVIAMAGFFERYDLMITPTMPTGAIPLGADLPPPGFAGQSEWGPLWTDWCPYTPPFNVTQQPAGTVPCGLDGDGLPIGLQIVGWKRQEATVLRAMRAFESERPPARVPMPHRPA